One Solea senegalensis isolate Sse05_10M linkage group LG3, IFAPA_SoseM_1, whole genome shotgun sequence genomic window carries:
- the si:dkey-112a7.4 gene encoding uncharacterized protein si:dkey-112a7.4: MYGASGIPELIPPSGPPRQPGPAGQYNPGHPQVSGHGGGPNPQRLGQRAPKLGQIGRSKKVDLDDEDLDDIMNNNGQCPVSLSPIS, from the exons ATGTACGGAGCTTCAGGAATCCCCGAGCTCATCCCTCCCAGCGGGCCACCCCGGCAGCCCGGTCCGGCTGGACAGTACAACCCGGGGCACCCACAGGTCAGCGGCCACGGCGGCGGGCCCAACCCTCAGAGACTCGGGCAGAGGGCGCCCAAACTGGGCCAAATCGGCCGGTCAAAGAAAG TGGACTTGGACGATGAAGACCTGGACGACATCATGAACAACAACGGGCAGTGTCCTGTTTCCCTTTCTCCCATCTCCTAA